The nucleotide sequence TTGCTGATGCCCTGAAGTTCGGTTTCAAGACGGCGGATGGATTTTTCAAAGATTTCGGAAAGCTGGAAGGCCACGGTGGTCCATCCGGACTTTCTTTTCGCTGAACGATCCAGCAGGACGATTTTCAGTTCGTCCTCGATCTTGGCGATGATACGGGAAAGCTGGGGCTGGCTCAGGCCGACGTGCAGGGCGGCAGCAGAAAGATTTTTGAAGTTGACTGCTTTGGCCAGGACACTGAGTTCATAGTACAACTGTTGCATCTTGTCTCCGTATCAGGGTTTTCTAATATAATTGAGAAACGCAAACATACCCAGGAAGCCTGCGATGATATAGCCGATAAAGCTCACTGTCGGCATCCCGGCAATATGGCTGACGGTATCGTGCACATATACAAATGAAGCACTCATGATCAGGGCTGCGATGATCACACCCAGGAACAGCAGGTTGGAAGAACTTTCCACCGAGCGTTTCAGTTCTTTGATTTCAATCACATTCAGCTTGAAGGCATGATCCGGGCTGTTCACCTTGCGCAGGAAGAAGTTCAGCTGGCGGGGAAGGGCATTCAGGAATGTTTTGGATTCCCGGGCCATTTGCGACATGTCGTTCAGGATTCTTTCCGGGCCGAAGTGGGTTTTAGCCAGATCACCGGCAAATTCCAAAGAGTACTGAAGGAAGTCAAAGTCCTTATGAATCTTGCGACCCATGCCTTCGATGGAAACAATCGACTTGAAGAACAGCATCAGGTCGGTAGGCACCTGGATGTGGTGACGGGCGGCAATCCCGGAAGAGCGCATCAGCACTTTGCCCAGGTTTACGTTTTTTAGTGTCAGTCCAAAATAGGGCGCAATCAGTTCGCGCAGGTCCTTGGCAAAGATATCAATGTTCACGCGGTCAGTGAACGGCGCCAGGTCCACGTATTCATAGGCCAGACGTTCATAGTCTTCACGCGAAAGGGCCAAAAGCATATTGGCAATGGAAGCTTGCGTGCGCGTGTTCAAGCGGCCCACAACACCAAAATCAATCAAGCCGATTTTGTTTTCAGGCAGAACAAAGAAGTTTCCAGCATGCAAGTCACCGTGGAACAAGCCGTCTTCAAAGACCATCTTCAGATAGGCCTTCAAACCCCGGCGAATGACTTCCTGGGGATCAATGCCGGCTTGTTGCAATGAAGCTTCCTGGCTTAGTGGGACTCCCGGCAGGGCTTCCATAACCAGAACCCGCTCGGTGGTCAGATCCAGATAGACCTTGGGGATTTTGACGTTTTCATCGTCGGCGAAGTTTTCCTGGAAGCGACGGATGTTGTTGGCTTCAACAACAAAGTTGGTTTCCAGCTCCAGAGTGCGGAAGTATTCATCCACGATGCCCACAGGATTGTATGTGCGGGTTTCAGGGATATAAGTGACCAGCAATTCAGCCAGCAGATAAAGGACATTCAGGTCGTCGTTGATGGTCTGAATGATTCCCGGGCGCTGAACCTTGATGACAACGCTTTCGCCGGTGCTAAGGCGGGCGCGGTGCACTTGCGCAATGCTGGCAGAACCCAGAGGCTCTTGTTCGATGGTTTCAAATTTTTGGTAAAGGGAGTTTCCGAATTCCTCGCGCAGAACGGTTTCAACCGTTTCGAAGGACAGGGGCTGCACGCGATCATGCAGCTTTTCAAATTCAGTGACATATTCATCCGGAACCAGATCCGGACGGGTGGCAAGCAGTTGTCCCAGTTTTACGAAAGTGGGACCCAGTTCCTCAAAACTCATTCTCATCCGCTCTGGCGTCGAAAGTTGTTCGACGTCAGAGCTTGCGTTCAAACGCTGGATGATGAACTTACCGAGTTTTACCTTTTCCGCGACCTGGTGAAACCCGTGTTTTGCGAACACCCCCACGATCGTTCTCAGTCTTGCCGCGTTTTTTAGGGTCTTTCCGATCTGGCGTCCGGTGTTTAAGGCTGTCACTATTCTTCTCCGAATAGCCGTCATTATCCCGGAGTTTAGACTGTTCGGCAAACATCAATTTTTTACTGAGCTTTGGTTTGTCTGCAGCGTCCCCGTTGGCTTGTTCGCGGTATCTCTCTGGACCAAGGATCATCTCGAGCAAAGTCTTGTCAGGTCCGCGCTTTTCGCCTTCGTCGGAACGAGGTTTAAAGCTTTGGGCTTTTTCCACTTTGCGCAGCTTTTCTGCCGGGCCTTCCGGGGAATCCTTGCGGGCATCACCAAAGAAACGGGATTTGCCGGGCTTTTGCTTGAACCTGTCCGGACCTTCCTCGCGGAAGTTTTTCTTGCCGAACTCTTTCTTTTTGCCAAAGTCCTTTTTCTCGCCGTCTTTTGCGCCTTTTTTACTGACGTATTTTTCGGAACGATCGAACTCGCGATCCTGATGTTTCTTTTTGCCGTGGGCAATATGATCTTTCGGTCGTTTTTCACCATGCAGGCGTTTTAGAACCGCAGATGCAGATCTTTCCGCCGGGGTTCTGGTGTCGTCGTCGTGCTCTTCTTTTTCAAGTCCGGCCACGGCAAAGTTAATCTGGCCTTGCTCCGGATCAGCAGCAACCACCTGAATACGGATGCTGTCGCCGATCGAATAAGCAAAACCAGAACGTTTCGCCACCAGACGCAGATTTTCTTCATCGAATTCAAAGCGTTCACCACCCAGATCGTCCAGGCGCACCAGACCATCGATGTCGTATTCACGAAGCAATACAAACACACCGAACTTCGCCACGGAGCTGATCATGCCGTCGAATTCCTGGCCCACGAACTTCTGCATGAAGCGGGCTTTCTTGATGGACTGTACCTGACGTTCTGCTTTGGTGGAGCGTTGTTCAGCTGCGGAAAGAATGGTTCCGGCGGTAGCCAGATCATCTTCGCTCATCAGGCGGTACCGTGAATTTGGCATCACCTGGGTTTTAAGCAGGCGATGCACGATCAGGTCCGGATAACGACGAATCGGGGATGTGAAGTGAGTATAAAACTCAAAGCCCAGACCGAAGTGGCCGAGGTTATTCATGCTGTACTTGGCCTGACTCATGGATCGCAGGGTCAGGATGTTCAGGATCTGTGCTTCCGGACGGCCTTCAAACTCTTCCAGCGCTTTGGTCAGGCGCTTTTGCAGTTTTCCACTGCCCAGTTTGGTTTTGCCACCGAAATTCGCCAGATACTTTTCCAAAGTGCGAATCGCCATTTCATTTGGCGGTTCGTGGATGCGGTACAAAGCGGGGACTTCACGACCGTGCAGGAATTTTGCGACAGCGACGTTCGCTGCCAGCATCATTTCCTCAATCAGGCGATGGGCAAACAGACGCTCAGAGCGCTGAATGTCCACGGGAACGCCGGCCCCGTCGATAACCAGTTCGGTTTCCGGGATTTCCAGATCCAGGGATCCTTCTTTAAAGCGTTTGGCCATCAGAATCTTTGCAAGATCAGAAAGGCGCAGGATGTGCTCTTTAACGTGTTGGTGTTTTTCAACCTCGTTGCCGTCAATGATTTCCTGAGCTTCACCGTAGGTGACACGCGCTTTGCTTTCCATCACGGCTTCATAGAAGTCGGACTTAACAAGCTCGCCCGTGAAATCAAACAGCATCTCTGCAACCAGGCACAGGCGTGGCACATGAGGATTCAGGGAGCAAAGTCCGTTACTCAGGACTTCCGGCAGCATCGGCACCACAAAGTTCGGCATGTACACAGACGTGCCGCGCTCATAGGCGTCTTTGTCGATGGCGGTGCCGACTTTTACGTAGTGACTGACGTCAGCGATCGCGACGTAAAGCAGGAAGCCCTCGTTCAGAGTTTCCACATAAACGGCATCGTCAAAGTCTTTGGCGGTGGCGCCGTCAATTGTGATCAGGGCTTTGTCGCGCAGATCGCGGCGCCCTTTGAAGTCTTTTTCGTCAGGAACTTCGGTGAAGTGTTCGGCCTCTTCCAAAGTGGCTTTTGAAAACTCCAGTGGAATGTTGTTGGCGCGAATCACACGTTTCAGGTCAGTCAGGGGATCCATGGCATCACCGATGATTTCGGTGACTTTGCCCGTGAACGGTTTGCCGTCGTCGGGATAGCTGGTGATTTCGGCAGCGACAAGTTCCTTGTCTTTGGCTTGCATGGAGTCTTCGATCTTGATTTTCAGATCCTGACCCCAGCCCTTGCCTTCATCGCGAATCAGGCCGGTGCGCTCGTTCATTTTGAAGAAGCGGCCCACCACAGTTTTGGTTCCACGATGCAGAACACTGACCAGCTCGCCACGGAATCTTTCACCACCTTTTTCAGGGGTGACCTCCACCGAGACCTTATCATTGGTCATGATGCCTTCCATGGAGTGGCGGGGAATATAGACGTCGGGGTGTTCTTTGTCGTCGGGGATGAAAAATCCAAATCCGTCAGGATGTCTTTTGATGGTGCCGTTGAGGATTTTTTTCTTTTGCATTACAGGCTGTATTTCCTTTTATTTGAGATTAGCACAAGTTGCGCAGGCTTAAAGTAGAATTCTTTAGGCGACAAAATCGTCGTCGAAGTCCTGTTAATGTCAGCAATACTTGTGAATGAACAGATTGGTAAGATTCTCTGAGATTTATGAAGAGGTCAGAGAAAAGATTGGTACTTCATTTATAGCTGAGTTTTTCTAATAAGACAAATCTCGAAATTGTCCGCCGGACGTATCTCTTAAGTTGCCGATTATATTTAACTTATTTCTGAATATGGTGCCGGTCTTGCAGCCCTCTTGGCGAAAGGGTTGATATATGGTATATACAGAAATAGAGGGGTTTGAATGGGACCAAAAAAAGGCTCAGGCGAACTTTGAAAAGCACCGGCTTCGATTTGAAGAGGCTATTAAGGCCTTTGACGATCCCTATGCTTTGATTGATGAAAGTTTAAAAAGAAGTGTGGGTTCAGAAAGCCGGGCGGTTTTGATTGGTGAAGCCGACGGTCGTATTGTCGTAGTCGTGGTTTTCACTCTGCGAAGGCGAGGCAAATCGTTGCGAGTTATTAGTGCGAGGCGTGCCAGCAGAAAAGAAAGGAAACTTTATGAAGAAGCAAAAAGATTTTCGTTTTGATAAGGCCCGTCGAGTCAGCCCGAAGGAGACCGAGGTCTTTAAAAAGGCGATTGAGACTACTTTGGGAGTCAAACGACCGGCTCGCGGTCGTCCCGAAAAAGCTGTCGGTGAAAAGTTCCAGCCGATTTCAATTCGACTGCATCCTATGATTATTGCTTGGGCAAAAAAGGAAGGGAAGCGTCGGGGTGTGGGCTATCAGACTATTATTAATGAAGTATTAATGGCCAAAGCTGCTGCGTAGTTGGGGGAGGCCCCCAACTACGAGTTGTGCGGGTACTAGAAGTGCGCCAGTGCGCCCAGGGTCACAACGCTGGCTTTGTCAGTCGCTGCGCCATCGCCATCCACGAAGGCATCTTCGTTGGACATGTCTTGACGGTATTCCACATACAGATTGAAGTTGTCGTTCAGGATAAATTTGTCGGTCACACTGATAGAGTTCACAGTGTCAGCCGCGCCATAACCGATTTCGTTGGCACCGCGGACCATCTCATAACGCAGACCCAGGTTGTTGCGACCTAGACCATAAGTCAGTAGAACGGTGGTAGCGTCAGACCAGTGCAGGCGGTCGCCATCGGGTTTTGTCGTCAATGAATCATAGATCAATGCTGCCAGGAAGTTTTCGGTGATCTGATAAGAGGCCCACACGCTGGAAGACGATCTTTCAGTTTTCACACCTGCTGGGTCATCAGTTCCCAGATAGTAACCTGCAAACCAGGTCAGACCTGCCGCTTTACCTGTTGCAGACAGTTCCGTTGTTTTGGTCGGGGAATAATCTTCACCGAACGCACCGTAAGCAGCTTGGTTATAAGTGGACAGGGTTGCAGTCAGCCAGTCACCGGCAACATACTTCGCGCGCAAACCTTCACCGTAACCAGGTACGATGCTTTGGTAGGCGATGGTTGTGCTGTAGAAAGCATTTTCATACTTCATCAGGGACTCATAGCCCATGGTGGTCAGGAAGCGACCGAAGCCTATATATAGATTAGGCATGGCTTTATAAAAGATCTCTGCTTGGTCCAGCATACCAAAGTTCGCTGTTTTGTTGTCTTCAACACCCGGAGAAGATTCTGCTCTATAAGATGTCGGTGCATAATTCAGGCGGGTCAGGAAGTAAACTTGTTCGGTTTCCTTACTGATCAGCACTTGAGCGTTGCGCAGACGGTACGCTTCATTTGAAACACCATCTGTGTTTTGCATGGCTGTATCTTTAGTGGAAATGAAGCTGTAATCGAAAGCGACCTCTCCATTAACTGTTAAGCCGGAGATTTCTGCGGCTTGCGCATTGAAACTGCCAAGCACCAGCAAAGCGGACAATAGCATTGGGATCTTCACATGAACTCCTTATATATAAGTTCAAAAGTTGGTTAAGTTTGGCTGAAAGGTTAAGACCGAGGTCCGGTTGTGTAACGTAAAATGTTTGTAAAGCTAGACCTTGATCCAGCATTCCAGACCTAAATGGAGCTTTTGCGTCAATTGTCATTTCCACATTTTATTTTGGACCAACAAACAGCAGACAATTCACAACTATGCATCTTTCCCGAGGAAAAATTCGTGGTTTTACTTTTTCAATGAAAGCCGCTACTGGCGCGAGTTTGATTGGAATAAAAACTTTATAAAACGGGATTTTTAAGCGCTGGTACTTGGTAACAAAGTCCTGTGGAGTTGAAGTCACAGTCTTGATGCGTCTTTCGACTTTTTTGGTGGGTTGAAAACTTACCGAAAATTTTTGTTGTTGATCTTGGACTTGGTCCTCATTAGCATTTTTTCTGTAAACGATTAAAGCTTTTAATGGATTTAAAAGTTCATACGATTGCAACGAAACGAAAGGATGCAACAATGAAAAAGATTCTAGTAGCAGCAGCTTTGACTATGGCAGCAGCTCCAGCAGCAATGGCTTCTAAAGCACGTGTAGAGGCTTTGGCTAACTCACGTCACGTTTTGGATTTCCAAACTGCGTTTGACAGACCTTACCAATTCATGGCGCTTTCTGAACAAGCGACTATCGAATGGGGTCAAACTGGCGATACAGTTCCAGCAAACCCACACGCTGAAGGTGGTTTCGTAAAACGTCACGGTGACGATTCTGCATTCGGTCTTTACTTCGGTCGTCGTTCTGCTGACTTCTCTGAAGTTATCGACACTGTAAACGCTGGTGGCGCGGGCTTGTTGAAAGAACAAAACGGTCTGAACTTCTTCTACGCTTCCAAATTGAACGATTGGACTTGGGGTGCGACTCTGAAATACTCCAACGGTAAAGATGATGCTAACGACGCAAAAGTTTCTTCCATGGGTGTTGCAGTTGCAGCTTCCAATGGCACTTGGGACTTCGAATTGGTTCAAGGCTTCACTGGCAAATCTGAGAACGCAGCGGCTGAAGTTGAATCCAAAGGTTTGACTAACATCACTGTTGGCTACCACATGTCTCCAGAAATGGAATTCTACGCTAACGCTAAAATGGTTAAAGTTGAAGGCGATGGCGCATTGGCTGGTCAAGAAATCGAGAAGAACTCTTATAAATTGGGTATGGTTAACACTCTATCCAAGTCTGAAGAAGGTAACTTCTTCTACGGTGTAGAAGTAGCTTCCGTTAAAACTAAAGACGTTTCTGAGTCTCTGTTGCTTCCAGTTTACATGGGTGTTGAGCACAACGCAGCTTCTTGGTTGGTTCTTCGTGCATCCGTTGCTCAAAACGTGATCCTGAACGAAACTAAAGACGATGCCTCTGGTGACAAAACAGATCTTGATTCAACTGCAATGGCAGCTGGCGTAGGTATCAAATTCGGTAAATCTCTTATCGATGCTACCTTCACTCAAACTGATGCAGGTACAATCAACTCTGACAACTTGTTCTCTCAAGTTGCTTACACTTACACTTTCTAAGACCTAGTCTTAAAGTATAAGAACTCAAAGCCCAGGTAACCCCTGGGCTTTTTGTTTTTTAAGAGTCCTTAATCCATTCTTTTCCGCTCCTGATCGCCCATTCGGACGATATCTTTCTGTTATTAATTCTGAAAAACTCAAGAAAAACTCAAATAGATTGGCGAGACAAACTCTTATAATGTCTGCTGACTAAGTTGATGTTAGTTTACTTTTTAACATAGCTTTAACAACTAAAGCGTATAACAGATTTCTTTATTGGTAATATTGAACGTTGGAAGGAGCCATGGAGAAAAAGATACTTCTTGTTGATGACAACAAGGATTTCGCCCTGCTTTTTCAGGCTAAATTCAGTCATTTGGGAAAGATTGAGTGTGCTTCCACTTTCGCGGAAGCAAAGCGATTGATCGAAGATCAGTCCTGGGATCTGTTTTTCCTGGATCACACGCTGGATGAACAGACTTGCTTTGAGCTTATTCCGCCGATTCGTGAGCGCAGTCCTCGCGCCTTTATCATGATTGTTTCCGGGAATGCTGACAAGGACATGGCTATTCGTGCGGTTAACAGCGGCGTCAGCGGTTTCCTGGAAAAACCTATCAATGAAGGGGACCTGCAAAGCCGCCTTGCCGCTATTGGCTGGTATGAAGCGCACATCTCGTTGGATGATAAAAACCGCAGCATCTATGTGTCCGGCAACAGTCATGCCCTGACAAAAGTGGAATACATGATTCTACGAATTCTAATGGATAAAAAGAATCAACTGGTCACGCGTATTGAACTGGAAGAAAACATCTGGGGCGGACGCCACATCGTGAAGAACTCTCTGGACACTCACTTGTATAATCTGAAGCGAAAGGTGCCGGAGCTTAAAGGACGGCTGTCCTCGATTCATGGGACTGGATACCTGCTGAAGATCTGATGAAAAACCCCACTCCGAAAGAGCGGGGTTTTTTTGATTTTATTTGCTTGCTTGTTGAGTGAAGCAAATGTCTTTCGCCGTAGGGCCGGCGGCGGTAGAGCCATCAGCATATTTCAGCGTGATCGAGCCACCTTTCAAGCAGCGGTCCGCTTCATCAAAGTTGTAACCTGAAGAGGCAATGCTCAAAGTGACCAGGCCTTTTCCTTCTTTATAGATCTGGACGTAGCCTGTTGCAGTCGATGCTGCGCTGGTTTCCGGATCAGTTACTGCCAGGGTCAACCAGAAGGCCATATAACCATTTTCAATTTTAGGTTCAACGGCATTGTTGTAGCCACCATTTTTGTAGTTCATGACCATTGTAGCTTTGGCGATATCAAGGGTCAGGCTTCCGGCTGCATAGCCTTTCGCAATCACAGTTCCAGAGCCGTTTTTCCAGGTGGTGTCGCCTTTGCCTGTCATTGAACCATTGGATTCTGGTGAAGAATCATTGGCATCGGTGGAAGTCAGGCTGGAGTTTTCAATCCAGGTCAAACCTGCAAAGTCGCCATCGGTCTCGGTTTCGGTGCAGTTAACGAATTTCACGCTCAGGTTCTTTTTGAAGCCATCCTGATCCTGATCGACCCAGTCAGATTCAGGAGTGATCGCCTGCATGCAAGAGTCGCCACCACGTGGTTTGTGGAATGCCGGAAGCTGGCTTGTAAATGTGCTGATATCAAATGAGCTCACCGCATTGTTAAGCAAAGTGGTTGTTTGAGCGCCACTGCCGGAGATGGTGTCCATTTCAGCGGAAGTTCCTTTCGCCGCCGTTGGAGGTGCTGTGATACTGGAACTTGGGGCTGCAACATCTCCACTTGCAGAACCGCCACCACCGCCGCCGCCACCCGAGCAAGCTGCCAAAGAAAGAAGGGCCACAGACAACGAACACTTCAAGATTTGAGTCTTCATCAAATTAATCTCCTATATGTTTGATGGAATACTCATGTTAGGGCGCAGTGATTTGAATTGGCCATTCAAGAGGATTTCAATCGAAGACCAGTGGTCCAGAAAAGGGAAAACCCAAGCCCTGGGGGGAAGGCTTGGGTTTGGGGGAACTTGAATTAAATTAGCTAATTACTGAATGCCAGAGTTTGTAGTAGTCTTAACAACCTTCACAGTCGGGGAAAACTTGGACTGAGAAGCTGTGTGAGCGTGACGGCCCATGTTTGCTTTGTCTGCACATTTAGTAGCACCGAAAGAAGCTGTAGCTGACATTGTGATGATTGCTGCTGTGATGATTTTAGTGAATGTCATTTTGAACTCCTTTGTAACAAGCGGTATACATACACCTATTGCTATGATCGTGCCATGGTGGGTGTTTAAAGATGAGAATCCATCGACCTGCTGTCAGGCACTTAGCAAGCGCGATTCTCAGTGTGAGACCGGCCTGACACTTTCGGCCCAAGAGCGCGCGCACCTGTTAGAAAAGTGACGGAGAACCCTTGAGTGCAACCGCTGTATAAATCCATCTATCTTATTTTGATCGCCATGATTTCCATTCAGTTTGGCGCTTCGGTGGCCAAGGGGCTTTTCCCGGTGGCGGGACCAGCAGGAACCACAGCGTTGCGGGTTTTCATTTCGGCATTGATTCTTGTTTTGGTGATGCGCCCATGGAAAGAAAAATTCACAGCACTCGGTCTGCGCAGAATCGCAGCTTATGGTATTTCCCTGGGGCTGATGAATCTTCTGTTCTATTTTGCTCTTGAACGTATTCCTCTGGGAATCGCCGTGGCGTTGGAGTTCACGGGACCCCTGACAGTGGCGCTGTTTTCTTCAAAGCGCATTTTGGATTTGGTGTGGGCGGTGCTGGCGGGTTTGGGTATTTATCTGATTCTGCCTTTGTCTGAAGTCAGTCAGGCGTTGGATATGGTCGGAGTTTTGCTGGCGCTGGCGGCGGGATTCTTCTGGGCTCTTTACATTGTCTTTGGCAAGTCGACGGGGAAAGAAAATTCCTCTTCCGCAACTGCGGCGGTGGGAATGTGTTTTGCGGCGGCGGTGACTTTCCCGGTGGGTCTGTATACGAACTTTGATCAGGTGGTGAATCCATCGTTGTGGATGATGGGGTTTGTAATTGCGATTCTTTCCAGTGCCTTGCCGTATTCACTTGAAATGAAGGCCATGCAAAACATGCCGGCAAAAACCTTTGGAATTCTGATGAGTCTGGAACCGGCGTTTGCGACGATGATCGGAATTTTGTTCCTGAGCGAATCGCTGATGCCTTCGCAGTGGGTGGCCATCGGTTGTATTATGGCGGCTTCGGCGGGAAGCACACTCACAGCACGTTAAGCGGTCTTTGCGGGAAAGCGCATGGACACGTGCAGCCCTGAAGATTCAAAGCTGATGCGGGCTGAAATACCAAGGTCATGCAAGTCGGCATGAATAATTTCAAGCCCAATTCCAGAGTTTCCACCTTCGTCCCTGACGTCGGAAGAAAGTGTGCCCGCGTTGTCCTGATAGATCAAAGTTTCATTCTTCCAGAAAACCTTAATGGCTGGTGATACAGTTTTCTTTCTTTCGAAAGCTTCCATGGAATTGAGCAGCAGATTAAAGAAGACGGACCTTAGCACGTCTTCATCAGACTGAACCATTCGGCTGGGTAATGAGCTGGTTTCAATATTTTTCAGACGACGCTCTAGAATCTGACAGGCATTGCCAAAGGCCTGGGAAACACAGACTTCACGGATGTCTTTTTGCGGTTTGGACATCAGATTTACCGAGCGCAGAACATCCCGCACATGCTTCATCTCACTGTTAAGGTTCTGCACCTGGGCTTTGTAGCCCTCAAAGGTCCACTGGCTGGCATCGGCGTTGATGGATTCAAAAAGAAGGATGGGCGAAGACAGCATGCCCTTTACGTCATGAAGCAGGCGCTGGGTTTCATGCCCAATGCGACTAAGGCGCATCAGACGTTCTTTTTCTCTTCTGGAGGTATTGATGGCGTACTTTTGAATAATCCAGGTCAGAATGAAGAAGAACAGAATAATCGTGATCCAGTCCTTGCGGGAAGGCGGTGGCACTGTCCAGTTCAATTGATCCTGAAGTTCGTACATCGCAAGGAAACCCAGCATCCCAAAGCCAAAGACGGAAGGAAACAGCCATTGTCGTTTGGTTTTGATGAAGGCACAGCCGATGGCACATTGAAGATAGGCCGCTTCGTACAAAGGCAGAAACCACATCATCGAAAGGCAGTACGCAATGCAGGCCACAAAAAGAATGAAACGGGGAGTGTCTGCTTCGAGTCGCCGACTGAAGAAAAAGAAGGCCGATATTCCCAGGGTCAGCAGGATAAAGCCCAGCTTGCTTGCTAGAAAAATGCTTTGCAGGTGGGGTTCCACTCTGAAGACATCCGGATAAATGGTGACCGAAGTCAGCAAAGCCGCGACAAGGGAAACTGCCGCAGGAAAGCTGAATGAATTAATCTTCATAGCAATAGCCGCGTCCGTGAATCACCTGAAGGCTGGTGCGGAATGGAGGAAGCTTGTTTTTTATATTCAGCAGATGCGTATCAAGTGCATTGCGGCTGACGTGGCTTTCACCCCATAAATGCTGGATCAGCTGTTCACGTTCAACCGTGGTTCCGCGATGGCGGATAAAGAAGCTGACAATCTGGGACTGAGTTTGGGTCAGAACGATATCTTCACCGTTGTAACGGACTGTGCGTTTTTTCAGATCCAGTTCGAAGTGACGTCCTTTAATGATATCGCTTTGAGTTCCGGTAGAGACCGCGCTTTCAAGCAGACGCAAAAGATCCGCCAGGGACAGCGGCTTTTCCAGGAAACCAAAGACCTGCAGATTCAAAAATCCAATGGCCATTTTTACGGTGACTTCACCGGTCACCACAATAACCGGTGGCCGCTGTGGATCGGCGTTCAGGGCTTTCAGGATTTCGTGCCCGGTTTCATTTCCCAAATTGAAGTCCAGTAAAATGGCCTGGATGCTTTGTTCTTTCAGGATCTGCTGCGCTTGTTCCAGATTGGCAGCACAGTGCAAACGATAACGCGCCTGAAGAGCCGTAGAAAGGCCTTTCAGGAAAGAGATGTCACCATCGATAGCAAGAATAGGGACCGGGCTGTTCATCAAATTAAAGTATTGAACGTGCCGTAAACGGTTTCAAGTATAATGGACAGCAAAAGCCTGACTGGACGAGATTTGAACTTTTCTTGAATGATTTTCCGCTTAAGCCCGTACGCACTCTGGACGCATTCAATTCTTTTTCAAGCGCATCAAGTTCAAAACGGGAAACTCCGAAAAAATAGGGGCTTCAAACATAGGAGGACGTTTATGTCTTTGGTTATCAAAAGTTGGAAAGTAAATCACAACCCTGCACCGAATGAACCCATGATCTCTATTCAAGGCCGTCAGGCGGGCTTGATTGGCTTTATGCTA is from Bdellovibrio bacteriovorus str. Tiberius and encodes:
- a CDS encoding ABC1 kinase family protein, which gives rise to MRMSFEELGPTFVKLGQLLATRPDLVPDEYVTEFEKLHDRVQPLSFETVETVLREEFGNSLYQKFETIEQEPLGSASIAQVHRARLSTGESVVIKVQRPGIIQTINDDLNVLYLLAELLVTYIPETRTYNPVGIVDEYFRTLELETNFVVEANNIRRFQENFADDENVKIPKVYLDLTTERVLVMEALPGVPLSQEASLQQAGIDPQEVIRRGLKAYLKMVFEDGLFHGDLHAGNFFVLPENKIGLIDFGVVGRLNTRTQASIANMLLALSREDYERLAYEYVDLAPFTDRVNIDIFAKDLRELIAPYFGLTLKNVNLGKVLMRSSGIAARHHIQVPTDLMLFFKSIVSIEGMGRKIHKDFDFLQYSLEFAGDLAKTHFGPERILNDMSQMARESKTFLNALPRQLNFFLRKVNSPDHAFKLNVIEIKELKRSVESSSNLLFLGVIIAALIMSASFVYVHDTVSHIAGMPTVSFIGYIIAGFLGMFAFLNYIRKP
- the rnr gene encoding ribonuclease R, yielding MQKKKILNGTIKRHPDGFGFFIPDDKEHPDVYIPRHSMEGIMTNDKVSVEVTPEKGGERFRGELVSVLHRGTKTVVGRFFKMNERTGLIRDEGKGWGQDLKIKIEDSMQAKDKELVAAEITSYPDDGKPFTGKVTEIIGDAMDPLTDLKRVIRANNIPLEFSKATLEEAEHFTEVPDEKDFKGRRDLRDKALITIDGATAKDFDDAVYVETLNEGFLLYVAIADVSHYVKVGTAIDKDAYERGTSVYMPNFVVPMLPEVLSNGLCSLNPHVPRLCLVAEMLFDFTGELVKSDFYEAVMESKARVTYGEAQEIIDGNEVEKHQHVKEHILRLSDLAKILMAKRFKEGSLDLEIPETELVIDGAGVPVDIQRSERLFAHRLIEEMMLAANVAVAKFLHGREVPALYRIHEPPNEMAIRTLEKYLANFGGKTKLGSGKLQKRLTKALEEFEGRPEAQILNILTLRSMSQAKYSMNNLGHFGLGFEFYTHFTSPIRRYPDLIVHRLLKTQVMPNSRYRLMSEDDLATAGTILSAAEQRSTKAERQVQSIKKARFMQKFVGQEFDGMISSVAKFGVFVLLREYDIDGLVRLDDLGGERFEFDEENLRLVAKRSGFAYSIGDSIRIQVVAADPEQGQINFAVAGLEKEEHDDDTRTPAERSASAVLKRLHGEKRPKDHIAHGKKKHQDREFDRSEKYVSKKGAKDGEKKDFGKKKEFGKKNFREEGPDRFKQKPGKSRFFGDARKDSPEGPAEKLRKVEKAQSFKPRSDEGEKRGPDKTLLEMILGPERYREQANGDAADKPKLSKKLMFAEQSKLRDNDGYSEKNSDSLKHRTPDRKDPKKRGKTENDRGGVRKTRVSPGRGKGKTR
- a CDS encoding BrnT family toxin, with product MVYTEIEGFEWDQKKAQANFEKHRLRFEEAIKAFDDPYALIDESLKRSVGSESRAVLIGEADGRIVVVVVFTLRRRGKSLRVISARRASRKERKLYEEAKRFSF
- a CDS encoding BrnA antitoxin family protein → MKKQKDFRFDKARRVSPKETEVFKKAIETTLGVKRPARGRPEKAVGEKFQPISIRLHPMIIAWAKKEGKRRGVGYQTIINEVLMAKAAA
- a CDS encoding outer membrane beta-barrel protein encodes the protein MKIPMLLSALLVLGSFNAQAAEISGLTVNGEVAFDYSFISTKDTAMQNTDGVSNEAYRLRNAQVLISKETEQVYFLTRLNYAPTSYRAESSPGVEDNKTANFGMLDQAEIFYKAMPNLYIGFGRFLTTMGYESLMKYENAFYSTTIAYQSIVPGYGEGLRAKYVAGDWLTATLSTYNQAAYGAFGEDYSPTKTTELSATGKAAGLTWFAGYYLGTDDPAGVKTERSSSSVWASYQITENFLAALIYDSLTTKPDGDRLHWSDATTVLLTYGLGRNNLGLRYEMVRGANEIGYGAADTVNSISVTDKFILNDNFNLYVEYRQDMSNEDAFVDGDGAATDKASVVTLGALAHF
- a CDS encoding response regulator transcription factor, which encodes MEKKILLVDDNKDFALLFQAKFSHLGKIECASTFAEAKRLIEDQSWDLFFLDHTLDEQTCFELIPPIRERSPRAFIMIVSGNADKDMAIRAVNSGVSGFLEKPINEGDLQSRLAAIGWYEAHISLDDKNRSIYVSGNSHALTKVEYMILRILMDKKNQLVTRIELEENIWGGRHIVKNSLDTHLYNLKRKVPELKGRLSSIHGTGYLLKI
- a CDS encoding EamA family transporter; the encoded protein is MISIQFGASVAKGLFPVAGPAGTTALRVFISALILVLVMRPWKEKFTALGLRRIAAYGISLGLMNLLFYFALERIPLGIAVALEFTGPLTVALFSSKRILDLVWAVLAGLGIYLILPLSEVSQALDMVGVLLALAAGFFWALYIVFGKSTGKENSSSATAAVGMCFAAAVTFPVGLYTNFDQVVNPSLWMMGFVIAILSSALPYSLEMKAMQNMPAKTFGILMSLEPAFATMIGILFLSESLMPSQWVAIGCIMAASAGSTLTAR